The nucleotide window AACGCCAATCGGTAATCTTAAAGATATCACATTCAGAGCAGTTGAGGTGCTTAAGGCAGTTGACCTGATTGCCTGTGAAGATACCCGCCGAACCAAAATCCTGCTATCAGCATATAATATATCAAAACCACTCACAAGTTTTTATGAACAGAATCGGTTCACAAAAATACCATTTTTAATTGATGAGTTAAAGAAAGACAAAAACATCGCAATTGTCTCTGAAGCAGGAACACCCGGCATATCTGATCCAGGATTTTTTCTTGTCCAAAAAGCAATTGAAGAAAACATTTCAGTAGTACCTGTCCCGGGTGTATCCGCAATAATTGCTTCACTTTCTGCCAGCGGCTTGCCATCGGATGATTTTATATTTTGGGGCTTTTTGCCGAGGAAATCAAATAAAATAAAAAAAATTTTTGAGAAGTTTGCAGGACTTAATAAAACAATAATTTTTTACGAATCACCTTACCGGTTGAAAAATACATTATCAATAATCTCAAAAATAATGCCTGCTAATACAGATATTGTAATTGCAAGAGAGTTAACAAAAAAGTTTGAAGAGTTTATCCGAGGGAAGTTGTCTGAAATAGAATATAAACTGCCTGAAAAAATTTTAGGTGAAATTACCGTCTTGATTTCTAAAAAACACGAATAGAATCACACGAATTAAATCACGAATAACGACACCGAATAAAAAAATCGAATTGCCACCGAATAATTCGGTTATATTCGGTTGACATTCGGAGGTATTCGGGAAGTAATATTCGTGAATATTCGTGATAAAATTCGTGGCTAATTTGTGTTAAAGGAGCGAAGCGAGTGATAAATGTCGCTGTTGTTGGTGCTAAAGGCTGTGCAGGAGAAGAACTGATAAAATTATTATTGAAACATCCAAAAGTAAAAATTGTTTCACTTTCTGATAAAATGGATGGAACAAAGGTTCCAATTTCGGAAATCTATTCATATATTGACATGGATGTTTTATGTGAAGATGTTGATATTAAAAAAATATCAGAAATTGCCGATATAGTTTTTACTGCACTCCCGCATAAAGTTTCAATGCAGTTTGTAGAAAAATTTGTTAAACACAATAAAAAAGTAATTGATTTAAGCGCTGATTTCCGTCTGCAAAATCCAGATATCTATGAAAAATGGTATGGTGTAAAACATATAAATTGTGAACTTCTAAAAACTACAGTTTATGGACTGCCTGAAGTTTATAGAGACAAAATCAAAACTGCTAATTTAATTGCTAATCCCGGCTGTTATCCAACGAGTATAATTTTAGGTTGCTATCCTGCTCTTAAAGAAAAAATTATTGATACAAAAAATATAATTATTGATTCAAAAAGCGGATATTCAGGCGGTGGCAGAGAGTTTGTAAAAAACTACAAAGAGCCCAATTGCTATGCATATCAAACAGGCGGTATCCATAGGCATATCCCTGAAATAGAACAGGAATTAAAACAGTTCACGAGTTCACGAGTTCGCGAGTTCACGGTTTCTTTTACGCCACACATTCTTCCACAGGAGAGAGGGATGCTCTCAACGATTTATTTACAGTTAAAAAAAGAAATTTCGGCGTCAGAAATAGTGCAGATTTACAAAAAATGCTATGAGAAAGAACCATTTATCCGTATTGTTGATGTTGCCTGTACAAAAAATGTCGTCAATACAAACTACTGCGATATCGCAATAAATTTGGACACAAGAACAAATAATTTAATAATTACATCAGCGATTGACAATCTTGTCAAAGGCGCCGCAGGTCAAGCAATCCAGAATATGAATATAATGTTCGGTTTAGACGAAAAAGAAGGACTGGTATGAGAAAAGGAGATATATGAAAAAGCAAAAAAATATCGTTACAGGAAAATTGATCGAAATCAAAGGAAGTTTATCTCGTCATAAGATAGTAAAAAAGGTTGTTGATACATTTATTACAACAGAATATCATAAAAAAGGGAAAGGTGTAACGTTCCGATATCCTGTAGAAAATCTACCAAATGGGCATTTCTTTATTGCAAGACCAGGTCACAAAAAGAATTTTGATTTTAAGGTTGATGTGGTAACTGATTTTGGACTGGGAGAAGGAAGTCATCTTGAAATTGCTCAAGATTTAAGAGAAAAGAAAAATGAAAATAGACAGAGTTTCAAAGATTTGTTGAATGCAATTACTGAGATATATAATTGTGCTGAAAGTGATGTTGATAAGGTATTGAAAAAATATCCTGCGCTGAATAAATCTTTTCAAAAAGGCGCAAAAATTGAAATTGTCTTAAAAGTTGTGAAGTGGCTATTCATTATGGAAGATATTGTTTACTGGGACAATGAAGGCCGAGCATTTTTGTTTAATTTTCTTAGATATGTTGCAGAAGAAAACGATGATAACAGACTCAAGGAAGCTATAGAAAAAGTAAAAAATCCAGACAGGCTAAAAAGTTTTATGAAGAAAGCCGGTATTGACTGGATGCCATGCGAAAATGAGTAATGAAAAATTAGAAAAATATCTAAATCAAGTTTTCCTAAAAGATATTTTATACTTATTAAAGGAATTACCAGATAAATCTGTTGATATGGTTTATGGTGATCCAGATTATAATGTTGGAGTAAAATATGGAGATAAAACATATACGAGAAGTTTTGACAAGTACATTGAGTGGTATATTGAATTAGCAAAAGAATCTATCAGGGTTCTTAAAGATAATGGAAATATGTTTTTAATCAATTATCCAAGACAAAACGCTTATTTACGAGTTAAATATTTAGATGAAGTTTGTTATAATGTTTTTGATTATATCTGGGTTTATAATACCAATGTTGGACATTCGCCGAAACGATTTACTACCGCCCATAGAAGTATTTTACATTGCATAAAAACAAAAAACAATAAATTTTATAAGGAAAATATAGCAGTCCCTTATAAAAATCCCACTGACAAACGAATCTTACAAAATTTGGCAAACGGTTCAAAGGGAAGAATGCCTTACGATTGGTTTTATTTTGATTTGGTAAAGAATGTAAGCAAGGAAAAAACATTCCACGCTTGTCAAATCCCTCAAAAACTTTCTGAAATGTTAATTAAATCATGTACACAATATGGAGATGTTGTCTTGATTCTTTTTGGTGGAAGTGGTTCTGAAATAGAAATCTGCAAAATATTAAAGAGACAATATATTTCTGCTGAAACAGATGAGAAATATCACAAAATGATCATTAATAGATTAAAAAACGGGAAAATTGACGAGAAATATAGGTTGAAAATAAGAGATTACGAGTTTAAAAATATAAATGCGCAACTACAACTTTTTGAGAAACAAAAGAAATATATAGTTAATAAAAAATGAGCGATTTGCCAAAAGGATTTTTTGTTGATGGGATACATTGCGGGATAAAAAAGAACGGGAAAAAGGACCTGTCACTTTTTTATTCTGTAAAGCCATGTGTTGCGGCGGGAATGTTTACAAGAAATATTTTCAAAGCAGCGCCTGTAATTGTTTCACAAAAAAATATAAAAAATAAAATTTCAGCAATTGTTGTCAATTCTGGCTGTGCCAATGCCTGTACAGGTAAAAGAGGAATTAAAGATGCTGAAAAGATGTGTGAATTGACAGCAAAAAATTTAAATGTGAAACCAGAAAATATTTTGGTTGCCTCAACCGGTGTTATTGGTCAATTTTTACCGATGGATAAAATAAAAAATGGTATTGAAAAATTAACCCAAGAACCCAAGAACTCAAGAACTCAAGAACTTTCTGCAGTTGAAGGCATTATGACCACCGATACTTTCCCTAAAATTCTCAGTTCTCAGTTCTCAATTCTCAATTCTGATGTTATTATTTGGGGTTGTGCGAAAGGCAGTGGAATGATTGAGCCAAACCTGGCAACGATGCTTTCTTTCATTTTAACTGATGCCAATATCACAAAATCTGCTCTTAATAAAGCATTAAAAATTGCTGTTGAGAAAAGTTTCAATTGTTTGACCATTGACGGAGATACTTCAACAAATGATTCTGTTTTTATCTTGGCGAATTGTAAAGCAAAGAATAAAATTATCTCTGAGGACAAAAATTTTGAATTATTTTGTAATAAATTAACGAAAGTTTGTCTTGAACTTACAAAAATGCTTGCCCGTGATGGTGAAGGCGCTACAAAACTTATTGCTGTGAATATAAAAAATGCTAAAACTGAAACTGATGCTAAACGAATAGCAAAAACAGTTGCCAACTCACCACTTGTCAAAACCGCAATTTATGGCAACGATGCCAACTGGGGCAGGATTGTCGCCGCTATTGGCAGAAGCGGTATAGATATAAGCCCAAAACGAATTGATATTGCGTTTGATAATCTCTGTGTTTTCAGAAAAGGACAGCCTACAAATTTTTCAGAAGAAAAAGTAAAAAAAATAATTTCTAAAAAGGATGTTTCTGTGAATATAAATTTGAATACTGGCAATAAAACAGCAACCGTTTATACCTGTGATTTTAGTGAAGGATATATAAAAGTCAACGCTTCGTATAGAACTTAAAAAAAAATTTGCAGAATAGCAGGTTTCAACCTGCTGTCAATGGCGCAAATTCAAACCATAGTGTAGCCGAGAATTTATTCTCGGTGAGCATAGCGAAAACATGAAAATTTATAAATTAAAAAAATTGGATAAAATAAAAATTAAAAAAATTGCCAGCGAGTTAAAAAACGGCAAAATCGCTGTTTTCCCGACTGATACTGTTTATGGTATTGGCACAAATGCATTCTGCTGGGAAAGTGTGAACAAAATTTGCAAAATAAAAGGCAGAAAGTATAATAAACCATTGCCTATTCTTGTGGATGATATTTCAAAGTTAAAACGAATTATTAAAAAATTGCCAACCGGTGCGAAAAAATTAGCAAAAAGATTCTGGCCTGGTCATCTGACGCTTGTGTTTGAAACGAATGAACTTGGTTGTATGCTTACAGGCGGTAAAAAATCGGTTGCTGTCCGAATTCCTGACGATAAAGTTTTGCTTTCTATATTAAAAGAAATGAACTGTCCTTTGATAGGAACCAGTGCAAATTTGACAGGTAAAAAGGAATGTTGTATAATTAACAAAATTGACAAAAAAATATTGCGGAATACTGATATTCTAATAGACGGCGGAAAAATCGGCTCAAAAAAACCATCAACTGTCCTGGATGTAACCAAATTCCCATATATTTTGTTAAGAGAAGGTTGTATATCAAAAAAAGAAATAGAAAAGTTTATGAAACTTTGAACCACGAATAAAGGCGTACGAATAGAAGCAAATATCACGAATTAATATGAATTAAGTCAAGGTGAAAAATCAATGTCTTTGAAAAAAACGGATTATGCTGTTTGGGAAGCAATACAATCAGAAACAAAACGGCAATCGGAGAATTTGGAATTGATTGCATCTGAAAATTTTACATCCGAAGCAGTGCTTGAAGCACAAGGGTCGGTTCTAACAAACAAATACGCTGAAGGGTATCCGTCAAAACGATATTACGGCGGTTGCCAGTTTGTAGATATTGTAGAAAAACTAGCGATAGACCGAGCCAGAAAACTTTTTAATTGCGAACATGTAAATGTTCAACCGCATTCGGGCACTCAAGCAAATATGGCAGTATATTTTGCAGTGCTGGATATTGGTGATACGATTATGGGAATGCATCTTTCACACGGTGGTCATCTTTCACACGGACATCCGACAAGTTTTTCCGGGAAATACTTTAAGACAGTGCCAATCGGTGTAACAAAAAAAACCGGGTTGATTGATTACCAGGAAGCACGTCGGCTTGCTAAAAAGCATAGACCTAAACTGATTGTTGCTGGTACTTCTGCCTATTCACGAATTATTGATTGGCAAAAATTCAGAAATATCTGTGATGAGGTGAATGCATATCTGATGGCTGATATTGCACATTATGCCGGCTTGATTGCGACGGGACTGTATCCTTCACCAGTTCCATATGCAGATTTTGTAACAACAACAACACATAAAACATTAAGAGGTCCTCGGGGCGGTATGATTATGTGTAAAAAGAAATATGCAACCTTGATTGATAAAATGGTATTCCCAGGTACACAAGGCGGTCCTTTAATGCATGTAATTGCTGCGAAAGCGGTTGCATTTGGTGAAGCATTAAAACCTGCATTCAAAAAATATCAACAACAGGTTTTGAATAATGCAAAAACACTTGCCGAATCGCTTAAAAAAAATGGGTTTCAAATCGTTTCAGGTGGAACAGATTCTCATCTTTTACTTGTTGATTTAAGCCCTAAAAAACTTACCGGACTGGAAGTAGAAAAAATACTTGATAAAGCTGGTATTACCGTCAATAAAAACTCTATTCCTTACGATACTCAGAAACCATTTATCACTTCAGGTATTCGGCTTGGCACACCCACTGTTACTACAAGAGGTATGAAAGAAAAAGAAATGCAGTTGATTGCGGATTTTATAAAAGAAGCTGTAATCCATAAAAATGATGCCCGAAAACTTTACGAGATTAAAACCGGTATAAAAAAACTTTGTGATAAATTTCCAATATATAAAGAAAGATTACAACGATTATGATATATCTGTATCTGACTGCATTCAGTGTTGCGCTGGTTGTTTCATTAGTTGTGACACCGGTTGCTAAATTGCTTGCAAAAAAATTTAGTGTGATTGATAAACCTGATAGCCGAAAAATACATTCTAAATATATGCCTCGCTGGGGTGGGATTGCGATATATTTGGGTTTTTTGAGTGGGCTTTTTGTCCTTCATTTTCTTTCACGATTTAACATCCTGCTTGCATTCCGTCAGAAAATATTTGTAAAAAAAGAATTGGTCGGCATCCTGTCACTGCATAATCAACTTATAGGGATTCTGGTTGGCGCAACAATCGTTTTTTTGCTCGGATTATGGGACGATAAAAAAAATGTACCGCCATTGCCAAAGTTTTTAGTTCAGATTATTGCAGCGCTTGCAGTCATAAATTATGGTGTGAATATCTCAGGATTGACATTTCCATTTATTAGTGATTATATAAATTTTTCGCTGCTGGTCAGTCAGATAATAACCGTTTTCTGGCTGATTGGTTTTATGAATACTATCAATCTTATTGACGGGCTTGATGGACTTGCGACGGGTATTGTAGCGATTGCCGCATCAACCTTTTTTGTTGTTGCAGTTCTGCAAAGTGATACAAAAATAGTTCTTGTGGCTAAACAGTTGAAACTGGCTGCTATTTTATGCGCCGCACTCGTTGGAACTTGTATCGGGTTTTTATACCATAATTTTCATCCGGCAAAAATATTTATGGGTGATTCAGGTAGCCAGTTTCTGGGTTTTATGCTCGGTGCAATATCAGTTATAGGGACGCTTAAAACAACTGCTGTGGTTGCGCTTTTTATCCCGATAATAGTTGTGGCGTTGCCAGTGCTGGATGTTGCATTTTCTATTTTTAGAAGATTTAGAAGTAGAAGACCGATAATGGAGCCGGATAAAGAGCATTTTCATCATCATCTTTTGAATATCGGCTGGGCTCATAGAGAAATTGTGCTGTTGGTGTATGTGATAACTTTTGTGCTCGCATTCTGTGCAATTTTACTGACTATTCTGAAAGGAAGATGATAAGATTATAAATCAACCACGAATTAACACGAACGAACACGAATAAACGGTGATTATCATGCCAAAGGCAGATCCGCCTATGGCGGAAAAATCACCAACTACATTTGTGGTTACAAGATTTTTTATATGGAAAAAAATCCGAAACTTGATGAGTTATCTTTTGACGAAATCAATGCGGTCCTGACACATAAATGGTTTCTATCAGAAAAAGCAAAAAAGGATGTCGGAATTGATTTTGCATTAGACGATTGGTTTCAGAAACATTCCAAAAAATGGCGTGAAGCAAAAATGAAAGCAGATTTTGAACAGCAAAAAAAAGAAATTGAAAAACATAAATGGTTTCTTTCTCAAAAACTGGGCTATGATGTTGGGATACAGCAATCTGCACTTGACTGGATAAAATCCGGCTATGCTGAACACTGGCGGAATAAAACAGGGCCCTATTGCGATAAAAACAATGAAAACATGTCTGATGAATCTGGTAATGTGGAGACGAAATTATGAACAACTTAAAAACTGAAATTATCGCAGGCACAACTACATTTATTACAATGGCTTACATCATTTTTGTGAATCCGGCGATTTTATCATCAGCAGGAGTCCCCTTTGAAGCGGTTGCACTCGCAACCTGTCTCGGTGCCGGAGTGATGACAATCTTTATGGGACTCTACTCCAAATATCCATTCGCATTAGCACCCGGTATGGGACTTAATGCTGTTGTTGCATTCACACTCTGCGGTCAACTCGGGCTTCCTTATAAAGTCGCAATGGGAATGATTGTTGTTGAAGGTCTGATGGTAACTGTTTTCGTTCTCACCAGAACACGAGAGACAGTGATGAATGCAATCCCGAAACCGATAAAACTTGCAATTGGCGTCGGTATCGGTATCTTTATCGCATTCATTGGACTTTCACAAGGTGGCATTGTAGAAAAAGACCCAGCAACACTTGTTGCACTCGGAAACTTGAAAACTAATTATGCGTTGACGACAATTATCGGACTCTTGATTACAAGCGTTTTGCTCACTTTCAAGGTTCAGGCATCAATTTTTATCGGGATAATTTTAACCGCGGTCGTCGGCTTTTTGTTCGGTGTTGTCTCGCTTCCTACAAAGATATTTTCGTTTCCGTCAGATTTTTCTGTTCTTTTTAAACCGGATATTTTAGGTGCATTAAAATTTTCGTTACTGCCAATGATATTTGCTCTGTTTATGACTGATTTTTTTGATACGATGGGAACTGTAATTGGCGTTTCTGAAGAAGGCGGCTTTTTAGACGAAAATGGGAAACTGCCACGACTGAAAAATGTGCTTCTTGTTGACTCACTTTCTGCTGTCTGTGGCGGAACTTTAGGCTCATCATCAATCACAACATATATTGAATCTGCTGCGGGTGTCGCAGAAGGCGGCAAAACCGGAAAAACATCCGTTGTTACCGGTGTTTTGTTTTTGCTGTCTATATTTTTTATCCCGATTGTATGTGTTATCGGCGGTGGTTACCAAACTGCCAATGGTATTTATAAATATCCAGTTACTGCACCTGCACTGATTATCGTCGGTTTCTTAATGATGGCATCTATAAAAGGAATAGATTTCAAGAAAACAGAAGAAGGTATCCCCGCATTTCTCACCATTATTGGAATGCCACTTACCTATAATATCTCACACGGTATCGGCTTCGGGTTCGTTTCCTACACACTCATAAAAATATTCACCGGCAAAGCCAGAGAACTCCATCCGTTAATCTACATCGTTTCCGCTCTTTTTATCTTAAATTTTGCTTTGTAAAAATGTATTGACAAAATTTGAAATTTTGTTATACTTTTAGTGGAAAAAGAAATAAAAATCTTGTTTTTAGATTTTTGATTGTTCTTTGTTTTTTGTAGTATTTTTGAACAGATTTTCTTAAAGTCAAAAACAAAGCTTCAAAATTCCAAGAATGTCATAGAATTTATTTTTCTTATATCAAAAAAAAATTCTAAAATGAAAAAAGTACTTGACAAATTTAAGTTTGGATGTTATAATTATATCAGTGAATATGGTCTTTGATTTGTAGTATAATTTTTTGAGAACGCCTTGTTCTTAAAGAGGTCTTTATCCTCTCACATACCAGTAAGGGGAAGGCTGTTTCTTTTTCCGTGGCAACACGGAAAGGGGAGGCAGTCAGTATCGGATTTACTGGTATGTGGCCGATAAGGATATGTGCCCCTTTTTGTTTGGGGCAAGGAGTATGTATGAAAAAAATTATTTTCCTTATTTTATTTACTTGGATTGCTTCTACAAATATATTTGGAGAGAGTTTAGATAATACAGTGGGCATCGGATTGGGGTATCCATATGTTTCGTTGAAATATGGTCTTTCAACAAATATTAGTATTGAAGGAAGATATGCCTTTGGTAAAGGAATAAATGTTTACGGTGGTAGATTGTATTATAATTTTAATCCAGATGATAGATTAGTAAAGTACATAGGAATGGAACATAACTATGTATTATTTGAGCAAGAAGATGTTTCTGGAGACGGTTATGTCGGTGTTGGATTTATAGGCGTAGAGTATTTTATTAAAAACAATCTTTCCTTAAATATGGATTTAGGCATAAGTTATTCTAAATTATCCGACAAAACTGATGTATCTGTGGAAGGTATAGATTACCTATTAAATGTTGGAGTGAATATCTATTTTGACTCGGAAAAATAAATTTCAAGGAGGTTTTAAAATGTGTATTGGAAAATTAAAAAAATTTGTTACTTTGCTGACTATAATTTCGTTTTCATTTTCAACTGTTACTGCTCCCGTTATGGATGCAAAATTGAAGTTTGGGATAGTTAATGTAGTTAAAGACAAAATCAAAAAATTAAAAGAGGAAGTATCTGCTAAAAATACTGCAAATACAGAGACAGTCCAATACTCTTTCGGTCTCATTCCATTGTCGCCGGAAGATTATGAAAAAATACCGATGATTTCTGCACCACCCTGCGGAGTTGCAGAATTGCCTTCTGAATGCGACATTTCTAGTAATATGCCTACCCCAGGAAACCAAGGTGGACAGGGTTCTTGCACTGCTTGGGCAGTGGGATATGCATTAAAAAGTTATCAAGAACAGGTTGAAAGAAACTGGGGATTAAGTACAAGTAACCATTTATTTAGTCCTGCTTATATATACAATCAAATAAATGGTGGGCAAGATGCAGGGTCTACTATATCCTCTGCTTTGAATATTTTATCTTCACAGGGTTGTGCATCATTTATAACTATGCCGTATAACGATAAAGATTATTTAACACAACCCAGTGTAGAAGCA belongs to Elusimicrobiota bacterium and includes:
- the rsmI gene encoding 16S rRNA (cytidine(1402)-2'-O)-methyltransferase, producing the protein MKSGVLYVVATPIGNLKDITFRAVEVLKAVDLIACEDTRRTKILLSAYNISKPLTSFYEQNRFTKIPFLIDELKKDKNIAIVSEAGTPGISDPGFFLVQKAIEENISVVPVPGVSAIIASLSASGLPSDDFIFWGFLPRKSNKIKKIFEKFAGLNKTIIFYESPYRLKNTLSIISKIMPANTDIVIARELTKKFEEFIRGKLSEIEYKLPEKILGEITVLISKKHE
- the argC gene encoding N-acetyl-gamma-glutamyl-phosphate reductase, whose protein sequence is MINVAVVGAKGCAGEELIKLLLKHPKVKIVSLSDKMDGTKVPISEIYSYIDMDVLCEDVDIKKISEIADIVFTALPHKVSMQFVEKFVKHNKKVIDLSADFRLQNPDIYEKWYGVKHINCELLKTTVYGLPEVYRDKIKTANLIANPGCYPTSIILGCYPALKEKIIDTKNIIIDSKSGYSGGGREFVKNYKEPNCYAYQTGGIHRHIPEIEQELKQFTSSRVREFTVSFTPHILPQERGMLSTIYLQLKKEISASEIVQIYKKCYEKEPFIRIVDVACTKNVVNTNYCDIAINLDTRTNNLIITSAIDNLVKGAAGQAIQNMNIMFGLDEKEGLV
- a CDS encoding site-specific DNA-methyltransferase; translated protein: MSNEKLEKYLNQVFLKDILYLLKELPDKSVDMVYGDPDYNVGVKYGDKTYTRSFDKYIEWYIELAKESIRVLKDNGNMFLINYPRQNAYLRVKYLDEVCYNVFDYIWVYNTNVGHSPKRFTTAHRSILHCIKTKNNKFYKENIAVPYKNPTDKRILQNLANGSKGRMPYDWFYFDLVKNVSKEKTFHACQIPQKLSEMLIKSCTQYGDVVLILFGGSGSEIEICKILKRQYISAETDEKYHKMIINRLKNGKIDEKYRLKIRDYEFKNINAQLQLFEKQKKYIVNKK
- the argJ gene encoding bifunctional glutamate N-acetyltransferase/amino-acid acetyltransferase ArgJ, whose product is MSDLPKGFFVDGIHCGIKKNGKKDLSLFYSVKPCVAAGMFTRNIFKAAPVIVSQKNIKNKISAIVVNSGCANACTGKRGIKDAEKMCELTAKNLNVKPENILVASTGVIGQFLPMDKIKNGIEKLTQEPKNSRTQELSAVEGIMTTDTFPKILSSQFSILNSDVIIWGCAKGSGMIEPNLATMLSFILTDANITKSALNKALKIAVEKSFNCLTIDGDTSTNDSVFILANCKAKNKIISEDKNFELFCNKLTKVCLELTKMLARDGEGATKLIAVNIKNAKTETDAKRIAKTVANSPLVKTAIYGNDANWGRIVAAIGRSGIDISPKRIDIAFDNLCVFRKGQPTNFSEEKVKKIISKKDVSVNINLNTGNKTATVYTCDFSEGYIKVNASYRT
- a CDS encoding L-threonylcarbamoyladenylate synthase — its product is MKIYKLKKLDKIKIKKIASELKNGKIAVFPTDTVYGIGTNAFCWESVNKICKIKGRKYNKPLPILVDDISKLKRIIKKLPTGAKKLAKRFWPGHLTLVFETNELGCMLTGGKKSVAVRIPDDKVLLSILKEMNCPLIGTSANLTGKKECCIINKIDKKILRNTDILIDGGKIGSKKPSTVLDVTKFPYILLREGCISKKEIEKFMKL
- the glyA gene encoding serine hydroxymethyltransferase, with the translated sequence MSLKKTDYAVWEAIQSETKRQSENLELIASENFTSEAVLEAQGSVLTNKYAEGYPSKRYYGGCQFVDIVEKLAIDRARKLFNCEHVNVQPHSGTQANMAVYFAVLDIGDTIMGMHLSHGGHLSHGHPTSFSGKYFKTVPIGVTKKTGLIDYQEARRLAKKHRPKLIVAGTSAYSRIIDWQKFRNICDEVNAYLMADIAHYAGLIATGLYPSPVPYADFVTTTTHKTLRGPRGGMIMCKKKYATLIDKMVFPGTQGGPLMHVIAAKAVAFGEALKPAFKKYQQQVLNNAKTLAESLKKNGFQIVSGGTDSHLLLVDLSPKKLTGLEVEKILDKAGITVNKNSIPYDTQKPFITSGIRLGTPTVTTRGMKEKEMQLIADFIKEAVIHKNDARKLYEIKTGIKKLCDKFPIYKERLQRL
- a CDS encoding MraY family glycosyltransferase, yielding MIYLYLTAFSVALVVSLVVTPVAKLLAKKFSVIDKPDSRKIHSKYMPRWGGIAIYLGFLSGLFVLHFLSRFNILLAFRQKIFVKKELVGILSLHNQLIGILVGATIVFLLGLWDDKKNVPPLPKFLVQIIAALAVINYGVNISGLTFPFISDYINFSLLVSQIITVFWLIGFMNTINLIDGLDGLATGIVAIAASTFFVVAVLQSDTKIVLVAKQLKLAAILCAALVGTCIGFLYHNFHPAKIFMGDSGSQFLGFMLGAISVIGTLKTTAVVALFIPIIVVALPVLDVAFSIFRRFRSRRPIMEPDKEHFHHHLLNIGWAHREIVLLVYVITFVLAFCAILLTILKGR
- a CDS encoding DUF4032 domain-containing protein, translating into MEKNPKLDELSFDEINAVLTHKWFLSEKAKKDVGIDFALDDWFQKHSKKWREAKMKADFEQQKKEIEKHKWFLSQKLGYDVGIQQSALDWIKSGYAEHWRNKTGPYCDKNNENMSDESGNVETKL
- a CDS encoding NCS2 family permease, with product MNNLKTEIIAGTTTFITMAYIIFVNPAILSSAGVPFEAVALATCLGAGVMTIFMGLYSKYPFALAPGMGLNAVVAFTLCGQLGLPYKVAMGMIVVEGLMVTVFVLTRTRETVMNAIPKPIKLAIGVGIGIFIAFIGLSQGGIVEKDPATLVALGNLKTNYALTTIIGLLITSVLLTFKVQASIFIGIILTAVVGFLFGVVSLPTKIFSFPSDFSVLFKPDILGALKFSLLPMIFALFMTDFFDTMGTVIGVSEEGGFLDENGKLPRLKNVLLVDSLSAVCGGTLGSSSITTYIESAAGVAEGGKTGKTSVVTGVLFLLSIFFIPIVCVIGGGYQTANGIYKYPVTAPALIIVGFLMMASIKGIDFKKTEEGIPAFLTIIGMPLTYNISHGIGFGFVSYTLIKIFTGKARELHPLIYIVSALFILNFAL